From a region of the Terriglobia bacterium genome:
- a CDS encoding PilZ domain-containing protein produces MPRSKKNNRRAERYAYRIPTSVRVQPGTSRSLAMTGNLSEKGVFFFADAKVEKGSEIELVLIMPPEIPEFARRWVCCNARVVRVEEKPGGKQVGIAAEITRCEALPEIQGW; encoded by the coding sequence ATGCCGCGCTCCAAGAAGAACAACCGCCGGGCCGAACGCTACGCTTACCGCATTCCCACCAGCGTCAGAGTGCAACCCGGCACGAGCCGCTCGCTGGCGATGACTGGAAACCTGAGCGAGAAGGGCGTGTTCTTCTTCGCCGACGCCAAGGTCGAGAAAGGCTCCGAGATCGAGCTGGTCCTGATCATGCCGCCGGAGATCCCAGAATTCGCGCGCCGTTGGGTGTGCTGCAATGCACGCGTGGTTCGGGTGGAAGAAAAGCCGGGAGGCAAACAAGTGGGGATCGCAGCCGAGATCACCCGCTGCGAGGCCTTGCCCGAGATCCAGGGGTGGTAG
- a CDS encoding benzoate-CoA ligase family protein has translation MVRLPTEFNVATHFVDRHVEEGRGDKIAILCGDARISYADLLARTNRVGNAIRDLDVRPEERVLLLLLDGPEFLYCFFGAIKAGAVVVPINTLLKPEEYEYLFNDTRARVLFVGHELLPKVSAIPKERLKFLRDVVVVGEQQAGALGFDDLVSASSPDLAAAPTRADDAAFWLYSSGSTGAPKGCVHLHHDMVVSTEHYAKAILKMDDRDRCYSVARLFFAYGLGNAGYFPLGVGATTILSPRPPSPATIYANIERYRPTLFFSVPTNYAALLSFRREPGSEFDLSSIRHAVSAGEALPAALYERFKARFGIEILDALGSTETLHMVLSNRPGEVRPGSSGQVLPGFEARIVDEKGSPVPRGQIGNLMVKADSTCAGYWNHHEKTKNTFEGHWYRTGDKYHQDEDDYFWYAGRADDLFKVSGSWLSPVEVEAALVAHPSVREAAVVGREDDHRLLRPAAYVVLEPNALASDELARQLKAWVGQRLAAYKEPRWIEFVADLPKTATGKLQRFRLREAYAAKKAD, from the coding sequence ATGGTCCGACTTCCGACTGAGTTCAACGTCGCCACTCACTTCGTCGACCGGCACGTAGAAGAAGGCCGCGGCGACAAAATCGCGATCCTGTGCGGAGACGCGAGGATCTCCTACGCCGATCTGTTGGCGCGCACCAACCGGGTCGGCAACGCGATCCGTGACCTCGATGTGCGCCCGGAAGAACGTGTGCTCCTGTTGCTCCTGGACGGGCCGGAGTTTCTCTACTGTTTTTTCGGGGCCATCAAGGCCGGCGCTGTCGTTGTCCCCATCAACACCCTGCTGAAGCCCGAAGAGTACGAATACCTTTTCAACGACACGCGAGCCCGTGTTCTGTTCGTGGGCCACGAGCTACTTCCCAAGGTGTCCGCCATCCCGAAGGAGCGACTGAAGTTCCTGCGGGATGTCGTGGTGGTGGGAGAGCAACAGGCAGGCGCCCTCGGGTTCGATGATCTGGTCTCGGCGTCATCCCCCGACCTAGCAGCGGCGCCCACCCGTGCCGACGATGCGGCGTTCTGGCTCTATTCCTCGGGCAGCACAGGCGCTCCCAAAGGCTGTGTGCACCTGCACCACGACATGGTGGTGTCCACCGAGCACTACGCGAAGGCGATCCTCAAGATGGACGATCGCGACCGCTGCTACAGCGTGGCCCGCCTCTTTTTCGCCTATGGCTTGGGAAATGCCGGATACTTCCCTCTGGGCGTAGGCGCCACCACGATCCTGTCCCCACGGCCACCGTCACCGGCAACCATCTACGCCAACATCGAGCGCTACCGCCCGACCCTGTTCTTCTCCGTCCCGACCAACTACGCGGCCCTCCTGTCGTTCCGGCGCGAGCCGGGTTCGGAGTTCGACCTGTCCAGCATCCGGCACGCGGTCTCCGCGGGAGAGGCGCTGCCGGCGGCTCTGTACGAGCGTTTCAAAGCGCGATTCGGGATCGAGATCCTCGATGCGCTTGGCTCCACCGAAACCTTGCACATGGTCCTCTCCAACCGGCCGGGCGAGGTGCGTCCCGGCTCGAGCGGCCAGGTCCTCCCCGGCTTCGAAGCCAGGATCGTGGACGAGAAGGGGAGCCCGGTGCCCCGCGGGCAGATCGGCAATCTCATGGTGAAGGCCGACTCGACCTGCGCCGGCTACTGGAATCACCACGAGAAAACCAAGAACACCTTCGAGGGACACTGGTATCGCACCGGTGACAAGTACCACCAGGACGAGGATGACTATTTCTGGTATGCGGGACGCGCCGATGATCTCTTCAAAGTAAGCGGCAGTTGGCTGAGCCCGGTCGAGGTCGAGGCTGCGCTCGTGGCCCACCCTTCCGTCCGCGAAGCGGCCGTGGTAGGGCGCGAGGACGATCACCGCTTGCTGCGTCCGGCGGCGTACGTGGTCCTCGAGCCGAACGCCCTAGCCTCCGACGAACTGGCGCGCCAGTTGAAGGCGTGGGTCGGGCAGCGGCTGGCTGCTTACAAGGAACCTCGTTGGATCGAATTCGTCGCCGACCTGCCCAAGACCGCGACCGGCAAATTGCAGCGCTTCAGATTGCGCGAAGCGTACGCGGCGAAGAAGGCAGACTAA
- a CDS encoding alanyl-tRNA editing protein, with the protein MTERLYYTDSFLYDFDARVVESRDMGGRSAVVLDRTAFYPASGGQTCDVGTLKILGSAEVRVEQVEEAEDGAILHFGSAPIDQGAIIHGTIDAARRRDHMQQHSGQHVLSAAYVRLFDVPTVSFHMGEESCTIDLETRSISPAQVEKAERLANDVVTEDRPVEIRLVTPDEARKLGVRKIPEAERHKLRLIDIRDFDLTACGGTHVRSTGQIGAILLRKTENVKQGVRVEFVCGGRAISTARHDYSALADAAGALSTHIWELPQQIRKSLDDAKTSAKAQQRLLEELAEMHAVRLLAATSAENGRKKIARVIADRDLIFVRLLAQKIAAAGEPAIVLLASTAGQPTLVFAQSPGLPSDMGAQMKTAMAALGGRGGGNREFAQGGVASANKIGSVLEEIARALE; encoded by the coding sequence ATGACTGAGCGGCTCTACTACACGGATTCCTTCCTGTACGATTTCGACGCCCGCGTCGTCGAGTCACGCGACATGGGCGGCAGAAGCGCTGTCGTGCTCGACCGCACCGCGTTTTATCCAGCGAGCGGCGGCCAGACATGCGATGTTGGCACTCTGAAAATCTTAGGTAGCGCCGAAGTCCGAGTCGAGCAAGTTGAAGAAGCAGAAGACGGCGCCATACTTCATTTCGGCTCCGCGCCGATCGACCAAGGCGCGATTATCCACGGGACCATCGATGCCGCGCGGCGCCGCGATCACATGCAGCAGCATTCCGGGCAGCACGTGCTCTCGGCGGCCTACGTGCGCCTGTTCGACGTGCCAACGGTCTCCTTCCACATGGGCGAGGAGAGCTGCACCATCGACCTGGAAACCAGATCAATCTCACCAGCGCAGGTGGAGAAGGCCGAGCGGCTGGCGAACGATGTGGTGACAGAGGATCGGCCGGTCGAGATCCGCTTGGTCACGCCGGATGAGGCGCGAAAGCTTGGGGTGCGCAAGATCCCCGAGGCAGAGCGGCACAAGCTGCGTCTGATCGACATCCGCGATTTCGACCTGACTGCGTGCGGTGGCACGCATGTGCGCAGCACGGGACAGATCGGGGCCATCCTGCTGCGCAAGACCGAAAACGTGAAGCAGGGGGTGCGGGTGGAGTTCGTCTGCGGCGGCCGCGCCATCAGTACCGCCCGGCATGACTACTCGGCATTGGCCGACGCTGCGGGCGCGCTCTCGACCCACATCTGGGAGCTGCCGCAGCAGATCCGGAAGTCACTCGATGACGCCAAGACGAGCGCCAAGGCGCAGCAGCGCCTGCTCGAGGAGTTGGCCGAGATGCACGCCGTCCGCCTGCTGGCCGCGACATCCGCTGAGAACGGGCGCAAGAAGATCGCGCGCGTGATCGCCGACCGCGACCTTATCTTCGTCCGCCTGCTGGCGCAGAAGATCGCCGCGGCGGGAGAACCAGCGATCGTCCTCCTGGCTTCGACCGCAGGGCAGCCGACGCTGGTGTTCGCACAGTCACCCGGTCTGCCATCGGATATGGGCGCGCAGATGAAGACGGCGATGGCGGCGCTGGGCGGACGTGGTGGCGGCAACCGCGAATTCGCCCAGGGCGGCGTAGCCAGCGCCAACAAGATCGGATCCGTTCTAGAAGAAATCGCCCGGGCGCTGGAATGA
- a CDS encoding threonine synthase — protein sequence MAKIAYLECTKCGASLDGDRPQTVCPKDAGSLYVRYDLAALRRKFSKKSLAGRPATMWRYAEVLPEVTPVSLGEGFTPMLPSRHDANVFIKDEGLNPTGSFKARGLCAAVTMAKAYGLKKLAVPSAGNAASALAAYAAAAGIEAHIFMPTDVPQANLVECKAYGAHVTLVDGLISDCARIVGERRQAEGWFDISTLKEPFRVEGKKTMGYEVAEQLNWELPEAIIYPTGGGVGLIGMWKAFEEMQELGWIGARRPKMIAVQSSGCAPIPKAWDEGKKVSEPWQDADTVAAGLRVPKAYADYIILDILKKSRGTAVAVTDDEIMESLREWASHEGVFAAPEGAASLAAYRKLRASRFLKKSDRVVLFNTGSGLKYLEVIAAAMKIGRAQQPASRNIGGIIGPY from the coding sequence ATGGCGAAGATCGCGTACCTGGAGTGCACAAAATGCGGCGCGAGCCTGGACGGCGACCGCCCGCAGACGGTCTGCCCGAAGGATGCAGGGTCGCTCTACGTCCGGTATGACCTGGCGGCGCTCCGGCGCAAGTTCAGCAAGAAATCACTGGCCGGGCGGCCGGCGACGATGTGGCGGTACGCCGAGGTCTTGCCCGAGGTCACTCCGGTTTCGCTGGGTGAAGGATTCACGCCCATGCTGCCCAGCCGCCACGACGCGAACGTCTTCATCAAAGACGAAGGGCTGAACCCGACCGGCTCGTTCAAAGCGCGCGGTCTGTGCGCGGCCGTGACCATGGCGAAGGCCTACGGGCTGAAGAAGCTGGCGGTACCCTCGGCGGGGAACGCGGCGAGCGCGCTGGCTGCCTATGCAGCCGCAGCCGGCATCGAGGCGCACATCTTCATGCCCACGGACGTACCCCAGGCCAATCTGGTCGAGTGCAAGGCGTACGGCGCGCACGTCACCCTGGTGGATGGGCTGATCAGCGACTGCGCTCGCATAGTCGGCGAGCGCCGGCAGGCCGAAGGATGGTTCGACATCTCGACCCTGAAGGAGCCCTTCCGCGTCGAGGGCAAGAAGACCATGGGCTACGAGGTCGCGGAGCAACTGAACTGGGAGCTTCCCGAAGCCATCATTTATCCGACCGGCGGAGGAGTGGGCCTGATCGGCATGTGGAAGGCCTTCGAGGAGATGCAGGAGCTGGGCTGGATCGGCGCCAGGCGGCCTAAGATGATTGCTGTGCAATCAAGCGGTTGCGCGCCTATCCCTAAAGCATGGGATGAAGGCAAGAAGGTGTCGGAACCGTGGCAGGACGCCGACACCGTTGCCGCCGGTCTGCGCGTCCCCAAGGCCTATGCCGACTACATCATCCTCGACATCCTGAAGAAGAGCCGCGGCACCGCCGTGGCCGTGACCGACGACGAGATCATGGAATCGTTGCGAGAGTGGGCGTCGCATGAGGGAGTGTTCGCGGCGCCGGAGGGGGCGGCGTCGCTGGCCGCGTATCGCAAGCTGCGCGCCAGCCGGTTCCTGAAGAAGAGCGACCGGGTCGTGCTGTTCAATACCGGCTCGGGGCTGAAGTACCTTGAAGTGATCGCGGCGGCGATGAAAATCGGCCGCGCGCAGCAGCCGGCTTCGCGCAACATCGGCGGAATCATCGGCCCCTATTGA
- a CDS encoding tetratricopeptide repeat protein, translating into MFSLLGLLYPWGILLQVGAIIHFIRRRPDGYWLWVILFLGPLGALVYIVAEVLPDAQLLGGTFRGFSRRRRIGELQAMVLDNPSAGNYEELGQLYLDEEKFARAKECFDRSISSRTDSSDPFYRRGICSMELEDFAAAVPDLERVVSKDPKYDFARAPALLAHAYARTGQNEKADNLFRKVMETSTLTESQVHYAEFLKSQGRDAEARELLERVRSKKRTMPGFQRRRERPWYRRAAALLKDLR; encoded by the coding sequence ATGTTCAGCCTGTTGGGATTGCTGTACCCGTGGGGGATCCTCCTCCAGGTCGGGGCGATCATCCACTTCATACGACGGCGGCCGGATGGCTACTGGCTGTGGGTGATCCTTTTCCTCGGCCCCCTGGGCGCGCTGGTTTACATCGTCGCCGAGGTGCTGCCGGACGCGCAGCTGCTGGGCGGAACGTTTCGCGGGTTCTCGCGCCGCCGGCGCATCGGCGAACTGCAAGCGATGGTGCTGGACAACCCCTCCGCCGGCAACTACGAAGAGCTGGGACAGTTGTACCTGGACGAAGAAAAGTTCGCGCGCGCGAAAGAGTGCTTCGACCGCTCCATCTCGTCGCGTACCGATTCTTCCGATCCGTTCTACCGGCGTGGGATCTGCTCGATGGAGCTGGAAGATTTTGCCGCCGCCGTGCCCGACCTGGAGCGCGTCGTCAGCAAGGACCCGAAATATGACTTCGCGCGAGCGCCGGCGCTGCTGGCCCACGCCTATGCGCGCACGGGACAGAACGAGAAGGCCGACAACCTCTTCCGCAAGGTGATGGAGACCTCGACGCTGACCGAGTCGCAGGTTCATTACGCCGAGTTCCTGAAGTCCCAGGGCCGTGACGCCGAGGCGCGAGAACTGCTCGAGCGAGTGCGCAGTAAGAAGCGGACGATGCCAGGATTCCAGCGCCGGCGGGAACGTCCGTGGTACCGCCGAGCCGCAGCGCTTCTGAAAGACCTGCGCTGA
- a CDS encoding Cof-type HAD-IIB family hydrolase, with protein MNLPVRLLAIDIDGTLLDPTFQVSAANLAALKRAHQAGIEIVLVTGRRSTFALPVADALGFEVSLISSNGAVTKSSTGDLFHRDLLPAATASAICGYMRDYRDCLVLTFDISGRGEIVLEQTVSHPSIQRWMEKNAEYIEHVVPIERALTSDPVQVMFCGGVERMRRAEARLVEGRFHVTLLKTQYVARDLCILDVLNAGCSKGHALERWARHRGFGREQVMAIGDNYNDVEMLEFAGVPVIMGNASEDLKQNGWHVTLGNDQSGVAAAVEQVLRI; from the coding sequence GTGAATCTGCCTGTCCGCCTGCTCGCCATCGATATTGATGGCACCTTGCTCGATCCTACCTTCCAGGTCAGTGCGGCGAACCTTGCGGCGCTGAAGCGCGCGCACCAAGCGGGGATCGAGATCGTGCTGGTCACGGGACGTCGCAGCACTTTTGCCCTCCCCGTGGCCGATGCTTTGGGCTTCGAAGTGTCGCTGATCAGTTCCAACGGCGCCGTGACCAAGTCGAGCACCGGCGATTTATTCCATCGCGACCTGCTGCCCGCCGCGACCGCAAGCGCGATCTGCGGTTATATGCGCGACTACCGCGATTGCCTGGTGCTCACCTTCGACATCAGCGGACGCGGCGAGATTGTGCTCGAGCAGACCGTGAGCCATCCCAGCATCCAGCGCTGGATGGAGAAGAATGCCGAGTACATCGAGCATGTCGTTCCCATCGAGCGCGCGCTCACCTCCGACCCGGTGCAGGTGATGTTCTGCGGCGGCGTGGAGCGGATGCGCCGCGCCGAAGCCCGGCTGGTGGAAGGGCGCTTCCATGTCACCCTGCTGAAAACGCAGTACGTGGCGCGCGATCTCTGCATCCTCGACGTCCTGAACGCGGGCTGTTCCAAGGGTCACGCCCTGGAGCGATGGGCGCGGCACCGCGGCTTCGGCCGCGAGCAGGTCATGGCCATCGGTGATAACTATAACGATGTCGAAATGCTTGAGTTTGCGGGCGTCCCCGTTATCATGGGCAATGCATCCGAAGATCTGAAGCAGAATGGCTGGCACGTGACTCTGGGCAACGACCAGAGCGGCGTGGCGGCGGCGGTGGAACAGGTTTTGCGGATCTGA
- a CDS encoding lytic transglycosylase domain-containing protein: MTLVLPSWAADSSVQAKPSVAPVAYLALLRNGFSIRHQRSEARDGGVTRLYTSADDFVDVPTLEIASIEAEEALPQPPQSPPTGDVPRLLDLASDKHQVDADFIRSVIRAESGFNPRALSPKGAQGLMQLMPQTALKLGVQDPFEPGANIDAGTKYLRDLLLQYHGDVAKALAAYNAGPLRVAQYNGVPPYRETRAYIRRVINDYNRAKRSQPHKDQSSTAPKPGN, encoded by the coding sequence ATGACTCTGGTGCTGCCGTCATGGGCGGCGGATTCCTCCGTCCAGGCGAAACCCTCGGTCGCGCCGGTGGCGTACCTCGCCCTTCTGCGCAACGGGTTCTCCATCCGCCACCAGCGCAGCGAAGCGCGCGACGGCGGGGTCACCCGCCTGTATACCTCCGCCGACGATTTCGTGGATGTCCCCACGCTGGAGATCGCCTCCATCGAGGCCGAGGAGGCCCTGCCCCAGCCGCCGCAATCGCCCCCTACAGGGGACGTTCCCCGGCTGCTCGATCTGGCCAGTGACAAGCACCAGGTGGACGCAGATTTCATCCGCAGTGTCATTCGCGCGGAGAGCGGATTCAATCCCAGGGCGCTGTCACCCAAGGGCGCACAAGGGTTGATGCAGCTGATGCCGCAGACCGCTTTGAAACTCGGCGTGCAAGACCCGTTCGAGCCTGGCGCCAACATCGACGCCGGCACCAAGTACCTGCGCGATCTTCTGCTGCAGTACCACGGAGACGTGGCCAAGGCCCTGGCCGCCTACAACGCCGGCCCGCTGCGCGTGGCGCAATACAACGGTGTGCCGCCGTACCGCGAGACGCGTGCTTACATCCGCCGCGTGATCAATGATTACAATCGCGCGAAGCGCTCGCAGCCGCACAAAGACCAATCCAGCACCGCACCGAAACCCGGTAACTGA